A single region of the Sphingomonas sp. LY29 genome encodes:
- a CDS encoding type I secretion system permease/ATPase: MQWLESAPSREIDPVLECLSYVARHADRPSSPVLLRAGLALSATGSLPFHQIEPALEQVGMRGEPLSRRRLAGWRLQQLPAIVELSDDRAIVLMEMKGGEALVFAPGTAEAMWVPTADLEPLFTGQAVAIEADPTRERAGERPWDKVRRTHWFWSEVWKVRREFWPVLLAALIVNLLALAVPLFTMNVYDRVIPNKAIPTLWVLAIGVVLALTFDFILRIARSQLVDEIGRRLDAKYSQKLFEKVMNLPMAERQGSTGAFAKRISEYEGVRDFFASTSVVLVVDIAFLGIFLVLIAIIAGPLVFVPIVGIAAMIAVGFVLQRRMSSAAIDAQADSSLQHSVLVESIAGIETLKSARAEGQMLGRWRRYASMSAATQERMRRLTSVAVNLASICQQAISVGLVVGGFYLFNAGDITMGAIIAIVMLAGRAMSPIGQFAFLITRARQSMTTLDSLQRMMDATDERQVAARSIVPEVRVGQIDLKHVNFRYPGASIDSLSDIDLSVRPGERIAIIGRVASGKSTLGRLMCGLYAPTDGEMLVDGLDSRQYHPHQLRDEFRFVGQDAELFSGSVRDNLMLGAAKANDQQLIDAVVRSGADIFLSRDAAGFDRPVGERGSLLSGGQRSLLVLARALVSPSKMLFLDEPTGAMDTQTEMYFIERLKTALAPDQSLIVSTHRHNMLSICDRLIVIDAGRIIADGPRDEVMGRLANATNKETIQ; this comes from the coding sequence ATGCAATGGCTGGAATCTGCGCCTTCGCGTGAGATCGACCCCGTCCTCGAATGCCTGAGTTACGTTGCCCGGCACGCGGACCGACCATCTTCCCCGGTCTTGCTGCGTGCCGGATTGGCGCTCTCGGCGACCGGCTCGTTGCCGTTCCACCAGATCGAGCCCGCGCTCGAGCAGGTCGGAATGCGCGGCGAGCCGTTGTCGCGTCGCCGCCTGGCCGGCTGGCGGCTTCAACAGCTTCCCGCCATCGTCGAATTGAGCGACGACCGCGCGATCGTGCTGATGGAGATGAAGGGCGGCGAGGCCTTGGTCTTCGCGCCCGGCACGGCCGAGGCGATGTGGGTCCCGACCGCGGACCTCGAACCCCTCTTCACCGGCCAGGCGGTCGCGATCGAAGCCGATCCGACGCGTGAACGCGCGGGCGAGCGCCCATGGGACAAGGTCCGGCGCACCCACTGGTTCTGGTCCGAAGTGTGGAAGGTGCGCCGCGAATTCTGGCCGGTGCTTCTGGCCGCGCTGATCGTCAACCTGCTCGCGCTCGCGGTGCCGCTGTTCACGATGAACGTCTACGATCGTGTGATCCCGAACAAGGCGATTCCGACGCTGTGGGTGCTCGCCATCGGCGTGGTGCTCGCGCTGACCTTTGACTTCATCCTGCGCATCGCGCGGTCGCAACTGGTCGACGAGATCGGTCGGCGGCTCGACGCCAAATATTCGCAGAAGCTGTTTGAAAAGGTGATGAACCTGCCGATGGCCGAGCGTCAGGGCTCGACCGGCGCGTTCGCCAAGCGGATCAGCGAATATGAAGGCGTTCGCGACTTCTTCGCGTCGACCTCGGTCGTGCTGGTGGTCGACATCGCTTTCCTCGGCATTTTCCTAGTGCTGATCGCGATCATCGCGGGACCGCTGGTGTTCGTGCCGATCGTCGGGATCGCGGCAATGATCGCGGTTGGCTTCGTCCTCCAGCGGCGCATGTCGAGCGCGGCGATCGACGCGCAGGCCGACAGTTCGCTGCAGCATTCGGTGCTGGTCGAATCGATTGCGGGCATCGAAACGCTCAAGTCGGCGCGCGCTGAAGGCCAGATGCTCGGTCGCTGGCGCCGCTACGCGTCGATGTCGGCGGCGACGCAGGAACGGATGCGTCGGCTGACTTCGGTCGCGGTCAACCTGGCTTCGATCTGCCAGCAGGCGATCAGCGTCGGACTAGTGGTCGGCGGCTTCTATCTGTTCAATGCCGGCGACATCACCATGGGCGCGATCATCGCGATCGTCATGCTCGCCGGGCGCGCGATGTCGCCGATCGGCCAGTTCGCCTTCCTGATCACGCGCGCGCGCCAGTCGATGACGACGCTCGATTCGCTCCAGCGGATGATGGATGCGACCGACGAGCGGCAAGTCGCGGCGCGCAGCATCGTTCCCGAAGTGCGCGTCGGACAGATCGACCTGAAGCACGTCAACTTTCGCTATCCGGGCGCGAGCATCGACAGCCTGAGCGATATCGACCTGTCGGTTCGGCCGGGCGAGCGGATCGCAATCATCGGGCGCGTCGCATCGGGCAAGTCGACGCTCGGCCGCCTGATGTGCGGGCTCTATGCGCCGACCGATGGCGAAATGCTGGTCGATGGGCTCGACAGCCGTCAGTATCACCCGCACCAGCTGCGCGACGAGTTCCGCTTCGTCGGGCAGGACGCCGAGCTCTTCTCAGGCTCGGTGCGCGACAATCTGATGCTCGGCGCGGCCAAGGCCAACGACCAGCAATTGATCGACGCGGTGGTGCGATCGGGCGCGGACATTTTCCTGTCGCGCGACGCGGCGGGCTTCGATCGTCCGGTGGGTGAGCGCGGATCCTTGCTGTCAGGCGGGCAGCGTTCGCTGCTGGTGCTGGCGCGCGCGCTGGTGTCGCCGTCGAAGATGCTGTTCCTCGACGAGCCGACTGGCGCGATGGACACGCAGACCGAAATGTATTTCATCGAGCGGCTGAAGACGGCGCTGGCGCCCGACCAGTCGCTGATCGTGTCGACTCACCGCCACAACATGCTGTCGATCTGCGACCGCCTGATCGTGATCGACGCTGGCCGCATCATCGCCGACGGACCGCGGGACGAAGTGATGGGCCGCTTGGCCAACGCCACCAACAAGGAAACCATCCAATGA
- a CDS encoding TolC family outer membrane protein, whose translation MTRKHWTLIVPGALLCASPVYAVDLRDAVQAALTSNPEIRQAVANKAATREERRQAEGLWLPRVSVEASAGVRKLRNPTRRALGIAGDRLEPVEGQVVVDQLLFDMGTRNAEIRRQASRTDAAAARIEERSEYVALNVSRAYIDYLLQQRLVAIASDNATFHERLAGDLREGVSRGSISIADQQQAEERLQSARARVTEAREDLDTAGIQFQTLTGVPIDQVTMPPDLAAAMPASLAEAEAVARDNNPRVQEAIADLSTAREVVTVAQSELGPRFNLEGTARYGDDIDGFQGRTRDLGARVVMRWKIFDGGTNTANVREQKHRADEAHARLFQVTRSAEEDTRAAWSRLTNQTRLVSELETQSRVSDDLLLSYREQFNVGRRSLLDVLDAQNTRQNVQAQAETARLAKLYAQYRVLAASNRLIEAMGVSMPTAAWSDERSRYRVNPIPASDRQENSIPYPRMGPPDTVGTTTAAAPVAEPVPVEPVPAEPAPAPVDGQ comes from the coding sequence ATGACGAGGAAGCACTGGACGTTGATCGTGCCGGGGGCGCTGCTTTGCGCTTCGCCGGTCTATGCGGTCGATCTGCGCGACGCGGTTCAAGCCGCACTGACGAGCAATCCCGAGATTCGGCAGGCCGTCGCCAACAAAGCGGCAACCCGCGAGGAACGCCGCCAGGCCGAGGGCCTGTGGCTGCCGCGCGTGTCGGTCGAGGCATCGGCGGGCGTGCGCAAGCTGCGCAACCCGACGCGTCGTGCGCTCGGCATCGCCGGCGATCGGCTTGAGCCCGTCGAAGGCCAGGTGGTCGTCGACCAATTGCTGTTCGACATGGGCACCCGCAACGCCGAAATTCGTCGCCAGGCATCGCGCACCGACGCCGCCGCGGCGCGCATCGAAGAGCGCAGCGAATATGTCGCGCTCAACGTCAGCCGCGCTTACATCGACTATCTGCTGCAACAGCGGCTGGTCGCGATCGCGTCGGACAATGCGACCTTCCACGAACGGCTTGCCGGCGACCTTCGCGAAGGCGTGTCGCGCGGATCGATTTCGATCGCCGATCAGCAGCAGGCCGAAGAGCGCCTTCAGTCGGCGCGGGCCCGGGTGACCGAGGCGCGCGAAGACCTCGACACTGCCGGCATCCAGTTCCAGACGCTGACCGGCGTTCCGATCGACCAGGTCACCATGCCGCCCGACCTGGCCGCCGCCATGCCGGCGTCGCTGGCTGAAGCGGAAGCAGTGGCCCGCGACAACAACCCGCGGGTTCAGGAAGCGATCGCCGACCTGTCGACCGCGCGCGAAGTCGTGACCGTCGCGCAGTCGGAGCTTGGACCGCGCTTCAACCTTGAAGGCACCGCCCGCTACGGCGACGACATCGACGGCTTCCAGGGTCGCACCCGCGACCTCGGCGCGCGCGTCGTGATGCGCTGGAAAATCTTCGACGGCGGCACCAACACCGCCAACGTGCGCGAGCAGAAGCATCGCGCCGACGAAGCGCACGCCCGCCTGTTCCAGGTCACGCGCAGCGCCGAGGAGGACACCCGCGCGGCATGGAGCCGGCTGACCAACCAGACGCGGTTGGTGAGCGAGCTCGAAACGCAGAGCCGCGTGTCGGACGACCTGCTGCTGTCGTATCGCGAGCAGTTCAACGTCGGCCGCCGTTCGCTGCTCGACGTGCTGGATGCGCAGAACACGCGCCAGAACGTCCAGGCACAGGCCGAGACGGCTCGCCTTGCCAAGCTCTACGCCCAGTATCGGGTGCTCGCCGCTTCAAACCGCCTGATCGAGGCGATGGGCGTGTCGATGCCGACCGCGGCATGGAGCGACGAGCGGTCGCGCTATCGGGTCAATCCGATCCCAGCATCGGATCGCCAGGAAAACAGCATTCCGTATCCGCGGATGGGTCCGCCCGACACGGTAGGAACGACTACGGCCGCGGCGCCGGTTGCCGAGCCGGTTCCGGTCGAGCCCGTTCCCGCGGAGCCGGCCCCGGCGCCGGTGGACGGACAGTAA